In Paenibacillus protaetiae, the genomic stretch CGCCGCGTGTACTGCCCGGCGATAAATACGGGCTTCACCATGTGACCGGCGTTGAGCATGATGAAACCGGACGCCCGTCGGAATCCGCGGTTAACCGTAAAAAAATGATGGACAAACGGCTCTCTAAGCTGAACGGGCTATATATCCGCGAAGGGCTGCGCATTGATGCGCCTCACGAGACGCCGGATTTGCTCATTATTGGCATGGGTTCCACCGGCGGCACCATTGATCAAGCCCGCCAAAAGCTGGAGAAGGACGGATTGACTACGAACCATATTACGATTCGCCAAATTCATCCGTTCCCTGCCGAACAGCTTCTGCCTTTTGTGCAGCAAGCAGGCAAAGTGGTTGTGCTTGAAAACAATGCGACGGCTCAGCTAGCTAATCAGCTGAAAATGCATCTTGGCCATGGCGACAAAATAGGGCATGTACTGAAATATGACGGAACGCCGTTCTTACCGGCTGAAGTCTATGAAGCTTGCAAGGAGCTGAACTAATTATGGCTACATTTAAAGACTTTAGAAATAATGTCAAACCGAACTGGTGCCCGGGCTGCGGAGATTTCTCCATTCAAGCCGCGATCCAGCGGGCGGCTGCCAATGTCGGTCTGGAGCCGGAACAGCTTGCCGTCATATCGGGCATCGGCTGCTCCGGCCGTATTTCCGGTTATATTAATGCATACGGCTTGCACGGCATCCACGGCCGCGCGCTGCCGATTGCCCAAGGGGTCAAGCTGGCGAACCGCGAGCTGACCGTCATCGCCTCCGGCGGCGACGGCGACGGCTTTGCGATCGGGATGGGCCATACCATCCATGCGATTCGCCGCAACTTGAATATTACGTACATCGTCATGGACAATCAGATTTACGGCCTTACTAAAGGCCAAACGTCGCCGCGCAGCGCGGAAGGTTTTGTAACGAAATCTACGCCGGAAGGCTCGATCGAGTCGACGCTTTCGCCGCTTGAAATCGCAATGTCGGCTGGCGCGACGTTTGTGGCACAATCGTTTTCGAGTGATTTGAAGCAGCTGACAGCTTTAATTGAAGCCGGAATTAAGCACGAAGGCTTTTCGCTCATCAACGTGTTTAGTCCTTGCGTTACGTTTAATAAGATCAACACGTACGACTGGTTTAAGGAGCGTGTCGTTAATTTGGAGCAGTTTCCGGATTATGATGCGACGAACCGGATTGCGGCCATGAATAAAATTATGGAGACGGAAGGCATGCTGACCGGCTTGATCTACCAGAACACGGAACGGAAATCGTACGAGGACATGATTCCGGGCTTCCAGCCTGAGGCGTTGGCGAAACAGGATTTGGCGCTTTCGCAGGACCAATTCGACAGTCTTCTGGCGGAATTTAAGTAATTAGTATATGATAAATAGGCATGCGGCCAAATCGGTCGTGTGCCTATTTTGTCCATTTTCAAGTTACGATGAAACAGGGGGCAGTTTTCCATGGTACATAAAATCGTTCCGGTGGGCGTATCCGCCAGACATATTCATTTATCGCAACAACATGTTGAACTCTTGTTTGGAGAAGGCTATCAGCTGACGGAAGCGAAACCGCTCTCTCAGCCCGGCCAATATGCGGCGAATGAAACGGTGGCTGTAACCGGGCCAAAAGGCAGCTTCCCGAAAGTCCGTATTTTGGGTCCGGCGCGTAAAGCAACGCAGCTGGAAGTTTCACGTACGGATGCATTTGCGCTGGGTATCAATCCGCCGGTACGCGAGTCGGGCAATATTGCCGGTTCGGCAGGAATTACCATTAAAGGGCCGGCGGGCGAGCTGACGATCGAGGAAGGCGTCATTGTTGCCGCCAGACATATTCATTTTCATACGACCGATGCAGAGAAGTGGGGCATTCAGGATAAACAGCTGCTGAAAGTCCGTTTTGAAGGCGAACGCGGCGTTGTGTTTGAAAATGTTATTGCGCGGGTATCGCCTGATTTTGCGCTGGATATGCATATTGATACGGACGAAGCGAATGCGGCAGGCATCAGCAACGGCGATAAAGCGCAAATCATTGAGTAGCTCGCGCCTCTAATGGATATAGGCGGCTAACAATGATATAATGAAACACTGAGCTTGTAATTTAGCATTGTTCGGGTAAAGGAAGTGAATGCTGCATGAAGGAGAGCGTCAACTCACCGGATTCTGCTTCCGGCAAAGCAAAGGACTACTCCAAATATTTTGATTTTTCGGATGCGAAAGTGATCAGCCAGGAAGAAGGAAAAACGACTTACCGGATTAAAGGACGCACCATTCAAGTGAATTCCGCGCCAAACCATAAGGATGAGAAGCGGCGGGGCAAGCAGGATGTTGCGGTCTATTATGATTTTTCCATTCCGGAAGAGCTGCGAACGATCGGCATCGGCAAATTTTATTTAATACAAACCTACGGCTGCCAAATGAATGAGCATGACACCGAAGTGATGAAGGGCATGTTCGAGCAAATGGGCTATACAGCCACGGAAGACCGGATGGTTGCGGACGTTATTTTGCTGAATACATGTGCCATACGCGAAAATGCGGAGGATAAAGTATTCGGCGAGCTTGGCCATCTGAAAACGTTAAAGCAGGAGCGCCCGGGGCTGCTGCTTGGCGTATGCGGCTGCATGTCGCAGGAAGAAACGGTCGTTTCCCGCATTATGCGCAAGCATGCCCATGTCGACATGATTTTTGGCACGCACAATATCCATCGCCTGCCGCAGCTGCTGCAGGATGCCTACTTCAACAAGGAAATGGTCGTTGAAGTATGGTCGAAGGAAGGCGACATTATTGAGAATGTGCCGAAAAAACGCGAAGGCATGCGCGCGTGGGTGAACATCATGTACGGCTGCGACAAATTTTGCACGTACTGCATCGTGCCTTATACGCGCGGCAAAGAGCGCAGCAGGCGTCCGCAGGACGTTATTGACGAAGTGCGCCAACTGGCGCGCCAAGGGTTTCAAGAAATTACGCTGCTGGGGCAAAATGTTAACGCCTACGGCAAAGATTTTGAAGATATGGATTACCGGTTTGGCGATCTTATGAAAGACATTTCGCAAATCGACATTCCGCGTATCCGCTTTACGACCAGCCATCCGCGCGATTTCGACGATCATTTGATCGAAGTGCTGGCAGGACGCGGCAATCTGGTGGAGCATATCCATTTGCCGGTTCAGTCGGGCAGTACGCAAACGCTGAAAATCATGAACCGCAAGTATACGCGCGAATCGTACCTCGAGCTGGTTCGCAAAATTAAAGCGGCCATTCCTGACGTCAATCTGACAACCGATATTATTGTTGGTTTCCCTGGCGAAACGGATGAGCAGTTCGAAGAAACGATGTCGCTTGTTCGCGAGGTCGGCTTCAGTATGGCGTATACATTTATTTATTCGGCGCGCGAAGGCACGCCGGCCGCCGGCATGGAGGACAACGTTCCTCTCGAGGTGAAGAAACAACGCCTCGCCCGCCTCAATGCGCTGATGGCAGAGCTTAGCCTGGCAAGCAACCGGAAGCTGCTTGGTGAAACCATTGAAGTTCTGGTTGAGGGAGAAAGCAAAAACAATGCCAGCGTATTGTCAGGACGTACGCGTACGAACAAGCTGGTCCATTTTGAAGGACCAAAGGAATGGATCGGGCAATTTGTACATGTACAAGTAACGGATGTGTTAACCTGGTATATTAAAGCGGAAGCGATCAGCGGACCGGTTAAAGCTGAAGCCGTATCCTAACCGGCTTTGCACTGGTCGGGGAAAATTGAACCTATAGGAGAGATCTACATGGCCGAGCATCATGCATCAGCTCATTCATCTCAACAAGACCAACACCACGACCATAACTGTTCATCCGATTTTAACGGGATTCCGGAATTCGATACCCGCGATCTTCTCGTACGGGAAGATATTATGAAGAAAGCAAAAGAACTCGCAAGCCTTATTTCGACTTCCGATGAGGTGCAGTTTTATCAGCGGGCGGAGAAACAAATTCAGACCAATGATCGTGTTCAGAAGCTGATCACCCAAATTAAAAAGAAGCAAAAAGAGCTGGTTGCGTTTGAAACGACGTTTAAAAATGAGCAAATGGTTAAAAAAATAGAAGGGGAAATGGAGAAGCTCCAAGATGAGCTCGACGGGATCCCTATCGTATCCGAATTTCAACAAAGCCAAGCGGATATTAACTATTTGCTGCAGCTGGTCGTGTCGATCGTAAGAGACACCGTAGCGGAGAAAATAAACGTTGAAGCGGCGCAGCAAGCAGAAGAACCTGATCAGTGCGATTAAACCATATTGAACTATACAGATAGAAACGAGGGACCATACAATGCGTGCATTTACTTTCAACAATCCTACCCGGCTTCATTTTGGCGCTGGCATGCTAGAGAAGCTGACCGCGGAGATTGACAGATACGGCAAAAACGTGCTCCTGTTATACGGCGGGGCAGCATTAAACGAAATGGCCTCTACGACCAAGTGATAGCCAAGCTGAACAGCGCAGGCTGCAACGTTACCGAGCTTGGCGGCGTTGAGCCAAATCCGCGCATCACGACGGTTTACCGCGGCGCCGAGCTGTGCAGAGCAAACAACATCGACTTGGTGCTCGCAGTTGGCGGCGGCAGCACGCTTGATTGCGGCAAAGCGATTGCCGCGGCGGCGAAATTTGACGGCGACTTCTGGGACGTTGTTACGAAAAAAGCGCAGGTAACGGATGCGCTGCCGCTTGGCACGGTTTTGACGCATGCTGCGACAGGCTCGGAAATGAACGGCGCATCGGTTATTTCCAACACGGAGACGCTGGAGAAGTACGGATGGGGAAGCCCTTACGTGTATCCGGCATTTTCGATTTTGGACCCGGCGTTTACGGTAACCGCGCCAAAAGATCAAACGGTGTACGGCATGGTTGACATGATGGCGCATGTATTCGAATCGTATTTCCATCAAGACCGGACCACTCCGGTGCAAGACGGATTTTGCGAGTCGATTTTGCGTGCCGTTATCGAGACGGCTCCTAAGCTCGTTAATGATCTGACGAATCTGCAATACCGCGAAACGATTTTGTACTGCGGTACGATGGCGCTGAACGGCACGCTGTCGATGGGCATCGTCGGCGACTGGGCGAACCACGACATGGAGCATGCCGTGTCCGCGGTGTACGACATTCCGCATGGCGGCGGCCTGGCGATCCTGTTCCCGAACTGGATGAGCTATGTGCTGGAAGATAATGTGGATCGTTTCCGCCAATTTGCGGTTAATGTATTTGGCATTAGCGAAGCAGGACGCAGCGACATCGAAATCGCGAAAGCGGGCATTCAGGCGCTTCGCGACTTCTGGAATTCGATCGGCGCGCCTTCGCGTTTGAGCGATTACGGCATTGATGACAGCCGCCTGGAAGAAATGGCGCTGAAAGTGACCGGTGAAAACGGTACGCGCGGCAACTTCTTCAAGCTGAGCAAAGAAGATGTTGTTGCGATTTATAAAATGTCGCTGTAAAGCATGGAATGACAAAAAGGCTAGACCTCCCGGCGGGAAGTCTAGCCTTTTTTTGATGTTCATCGGTGACCGGTGCGCAGCCGGTTATTTTTTGTTTTTGAGCTTTTGAGGCTGGCCGACGTAACTTTCAACCGGCGCGCATATTAACATTTAAAGGAAAAATAACGGGGGTTGTCGAATATATAGAGCTTATAATCTCATGGCGAAGGAGCGGTTGGATGCGAATAAGGGCGGCTACGGCAAATGACATCATATCAATCTCGGAAGTTCATGTCGACAGCTGGAGAACAACCTACAAAGGCATTGTACCAGACCCTTTTTTGGCGAACTTAAATATAGAACAACGGAAACGTTATTGGGATTACTTTTTTGAACAAAAGCAGCCGGAAGATCCGGTTTGGGTTGCCGAAACGGACGACGGTCAAATCGTAGGCTTTGCGAACGGAGGCAAATCGCGGTAAAACGAATTTCCTTATGAATCCGAGCTTTATTGCTTATATTTGCTGCAGGCCTACCAGCGGATTGGCTTGGGGCGCCAACTGTTAGAGGCAGTGTCGCTTCAGTTGCAATCGAGCGGGTATTCCTCCATGATGGCGTGGGTCATCGAACAAAATAAAGCGGTTCGTTTCTATTTGCATATGGGAGGAGTCCCGTTTGCTCAAATGAACAAAACCATTGGCGGGGCGGAGCTGTCCGAAATCGCAATTGGGTGGACATGGAACTGATTATTGGCACACCAATTACTGGAGGTTATCGCATGTTGAAGTTGTTTCAGTACAACTGGCAAGTCCGTAATGATTGGTTTGACTGGTGTGAGCCGGTGAGTATGGAAGAGCTGATGAAAAAACGCACCGGTGGAATCGGCTATATTCTGCCCACGCTGTACCACATTATTGCTGTCGAATACGGCTGGATATGCGGCACGATTCAAGGGAAACCGATTCATATTCCTTCGTTTGGAGAAGTGACCGGCTTACGACAAATGAAACAATTGTCCGAACGCTGTCATGCGGAGCTTGCTCCATTCGTGTATAATTGGAACGACAGCCTGGAGGACCGGATCGTAATCGACATTACCGATGAGGGGGAGCATGTGCCGCATAAATGCGGCGAAGTGATGCGGCATGTGCTAGCCCACGAAATTCATCATATAGGGCAATTGTCGATATGGTCCCGTGAGATGGGCAGGAAGCCGGTAACGGCAAACTTGATTGGCAGAGGGCTATACGAAATCTAGGTGCAACGAAACATATATCGTTATTCATAACATGACAAAAGCAGCGGCCGTCTAGGCGAATGGATTCCTAGTCTGCCGCTGCTTTTTTGGTATAAAATAAAAATCGAATTACACGCTTGGCATTAACCGATAACGGTGCCGGTTGTCTCCAGCTTCCGTGTGCCGGTCGTCTCCCGCAGCTTCAAAATAGACGGGCGCAAAGACACGCCGATTGCGGCTGCGAGAACCGATTTAAGCGCATCGCCGATCAGAAACGGGTAACAGCCGGCGCTCATCGCTTTTTGGAAGGAGAAGCCAAGGGAATGCATCATCCAAGGCACGCCAAACAGATAAACAAACAACGAACCAAACAGCTCCATAACGATAAACAAGGTGATAAAAGCTGCGATTTTGCTGCGCCAGATCGTTTCATTCCGCAGCAAAGGCCCGCTTATGTAGCCGATAATTAACGAAGACCATAGGAAGCTGAACAAGTAGCCGCCGGTGTATCCGTATAAAATGGCAACGCCGCCTTCGCCGTGAATCATAGGGAGACCAATGGCAGTTAAGACCAGCACAAGCAAAATGCTTAATAATCCGTTGCGTGCGCCTAAAAATAATCCGGACAGGCAGACCGCCAGCGTCTGGAGTGTGATCGGAACTTGCGAGATGCTCAGCTTAAACGATATCGCGCTCATGACGACAAATAATGCCGCAAATAAGGCGATAAATACATAGCTCCGGATGTTATAATTTTTGTTCACAAGAAAAGCTCCTCTCCTACTTTAGGGTTGCAAATTATATGTTAACCAAATATATTTGATAAAGGTTAACAAACCGGATTCTAGCATAAACAACCGTTCAGGGGAAGAGGTTAGGTGAATTTTTTTGGAAAACTTTTTTTTAAATCCATATTTAATCGAGCTGGTCAACGTCTCAGCCGTGCAGCCTTCGCCGGAAGGGCGTCCGTTTCGGCTAAGGAATATCCATTTGTCCATTAAACGCGGCGAATGGATCACCGTTCTTGGCCGAAATGGCAGCGGAAAAAGCACGCTGGTCCGCCTGTTGGCCGGTGCGCGTTTTGCTGCGGCAGAAGGAAAGCTGATCCGAGATCCGATGTTACATATAGACGGCCGTCCTATCCCTATCGTGATGCAGCATCCGGAGGCATCTGTTATAGGAACCACACCTTGGGAAGATATGATGCTGATGCTGGAGCAGCACGGTTATCCGGGTGAACGGATTGCTGAAGCAGCTGAAGACGCGTTCCGGCAAACCGGATTATCCGAAATACAACATCATCCGGTCGAAACATTGTCCGGCGGGCAAAAGCAGCTGACGGCCATTGCATCTTGCCTGGCGGCTCAAGCCCCTCTATTGCTGCTTGATGAGCCTACGGCCAATCTGGATCCGGATGCGTCAAAGCTTGTGCTTGAACGAGTGAAAGCAGCCAACCGGGAAGGCATGGCAGTCGTATGGGTGACTCAGCGGCTCGATGAGCTGCGCGAAGGAGACCGGGTTGTAGCGATGAATAACGGAGAGGTTTATTTTGATGGTTCCGCTGAGCGTTTTTTTGAACGCTCGTCCGATTCCGGCCCGAGCGCGACAAGCGTGTGTGAGCAGCTTGGCTTCCCGGCTCCGTATGTGATTGAGACGGCGTGGGAGCTGGAAGCGCAGGGGATCCGGCTTGATCCGCTGCCATTAACGGCGGAAGCGCTTGTTGAGGCGGTGATCCGAAATGGCTGACTGGCTGCTTGATCAAGTTGTTGTGAAGTCAGGGGAAGGCCATACACTGCTTCAAACAGATAAGGTGACGATACGCGCGGGCGGGATCACCCTTATTACCGGGCCTAATGGAGCGGGAAAAACAACGCTGCTGGAGGCTATGGCCGGTCTTCGTTTATTAACGGAAGGGCGGATTTGGCTTGGTGAAGCTCCATTATGGCTTCCGGAGAAAAGAAACCGGCTGAACCGGGAAGTGCTGCTAGGCTTCGGCATTGCCATGCAGCATTCTGATGCCCAGTGGTTTCATGGAACGGTCCGGGAAGAATTGAGTTATTCTGCAAAACCTTACCGCAAGGCAGAAAAGGATTGGGATATGCGCATGGAAGCCACTTTGCTGCATACAGGTTTGTCCTTAGACATGTTGGAACGCGACCCATGGTCATTAAGCGGAGGCGAACAAAAGCGGTTGTCGATCGCATGTTTGCTCGTCTGCGAGCCGGAATGGCTGCTGCTGGATGAACCTGCAGCGGGGCTTGATGCGGAAGGGATCAGCCGCCTTGCCGGGCTGCTTGCCGCCCATAAAGCGGCTGGGGGCGGGGCGGTTGTCATTACGCATGACCTTGACGCTTTGCTGCCGGTTGCAGACACGGTTATCGCTGTAGATGGCGGCACCGTCTGCGAAGCGGCTTCAGCTGCAGATTGGGCGGCTGCCCATCCTGCAGCTGCGCCTCAGGCGCTTCGCGCGCTGGCACAGCTGCGCGCGGCTGGTCTGCTGCCGCCGCAGCCGGAAGGCGCGAGCGGCGTACCGCTGTGGCCGGCGCCGCGCGAGCTGGCGGCGGCATTGGCCGGGCGGCTGGCGCAGCGCCCGGCAGCGGCGCTTGCACCGCCGGCGCGCGGCGCGCGAGCCGCTGCTGGCGCCGAAGGCGCATATGCTGCGCCGCCGGCAGCGGCGCCCCGCGCCACGCGCGGCATGGCTGCCCTGCCTGCGGCAGCCGCGCATAGCGCCGAAGGCGCTCGCGCAGCAGTGCGGGGCGTTGCCCGCGCCCGCGCGCCGATCGCGGAGCGATTCGATCCGCGCACGCTGGTTGCCTCGCTGCTGCTGTTTTCAACAGCGCTGTTAACCGGAAACGGCTGGCTGACGACCGCTGCGGGAGCAGCGGCAGTGCTTGCGGCGCTTGTGCCGCTGCGGGCGGCGGTAAAGCCGTGGCTTGGCGTTATCCGCGCCTATGTATTGCTTGTGCTCATTATGGGACTTATAGCCGGCATTCATTTCATGCCGTTAAGCTTTGATATGGATCGTGCGTTATCAAGCGTGCATCAAATGGTCAAGCTGCTGCTTGTTATGATGCTGGGGATGCCGTTTATGTCGTTAATGACGCCGTTTCGGCTGCAGCGGGCGATTGAGCAAACCTTTGGGCGGCTGGCCTGGTACGGCTTCCCGGTAACGCCGATTGCATTAACGGTTACGTTAATGTTTCGGTTTATCCCTCTCCTTTCCCGGGAATGGGGCCGTTTTACCCTTATTGCTCATGCCAGAGGCAAACACGGAGGCAAGCCGGGCAGTATGCCGCTTAAACAAATCGCGCCTGCCTTTATCCCGTATTTGCGTTCCATTCTCCGCATGGCGGAACAGCTGGCCGATGCGCTCGAAGCCCGCGGCATCGGGCATCCGAACGCCCGTCCTACACAAGGATTTAAGCTGGCCTTTACTAGGCAAGACGGTTATTTGTTTGCGGCTTCAGCTATAGCAAGCATCATCCTGGTCTTATTCGAACAGCTGTAAGCAGCCTGTTTGGTTGCACTGCGGAGACAGAACCCATAAAATAGAAATCGGGCAACTAGTCAAGTTCCAGCCTGCAGCTGCATAAAATGCATGACCCATGCATTTATGCAGTATTCGCTCCTGTATAAATGCATGACCCATGCATTTATGCAGTATCCGCTTCTGTATAAATGCATTCCTATGCATTTTACGCAGAACGGAGTGGTCGAATGGAAACAGAGGATGCTGCCCGTGTTTGGAGGACCGTGCTGGAGTGGCTGCTGGCAGGAGTCGCCGCAGCGATTATTGCATGGTCTGTGAAGCATTATATGTACGCCCAGCTGGAAATCCACAATATTTCGATGCAAAATACGCTGTATGACGGACAACGTTTGATTGAGGATAAGTGGAGTTATCATTTTCATCAACCGCACAGAGGGGATATAGTCATTATTGACGGGCCGGAGTCCGACATTCGGTTAATTAAACGGGTTATCGGGCTTCCCGGTGATGAATTGGACATTCGGGACGGACAGGTATTTATTAACGGAACCGCGTTGCCGGAGCCTTATGCGAAAGGGCGGACGGAGCCTAACGGGATTACGGTTCCTTTTGTTATCGGTCAAGGCGAGCTGTTTGTAATGGGAGATAACCGTGAAAACAGTATGGATAGCCGTACGCTTGGCCCTATTGCTTTCACTAGTATTGAAGGCAAAGCCGTATTTCGCATGTGGCCCTTCCGGCAATTCGGATTTATTGATTAACAACGGAAGGAGCTTTACAATGCCTTTTACTTTGTCGCATCCGCTTTATGCCGTACCGCTTCGCAAGCTGGCTCCTGCTTTAAGCGCAACCGGGCTTGCGCTCGGCAGCATGGCGCCGGATATGGAATATTTTATCGCCATGCAGCCTTACCGCTCGACCGGCCATACGTTTATCGGATTTTTGGCGATGGGGCTGCCCCTATGCACCGCGTTTGCTTACGCTTTTCACCGCATTATTATGCCATCGCTTCCTGTATTGTTGCCTCCGGCGTTAGGCATGAACCGTTTCGCCGCACTGCATCAGCGCGCCTGGTCACTCCGCGGCATCTCCCCGTTTATTTTGTTTTATATTTCGCTTTATATCGGTTTTCTTTCCCATTTATTTGTAGATAACTGGACGCATCGTTTAGGCTATTTTGTGGAAAAATTTCCAGAGCTGTCAAAGCTGCAGCTTGGCCAGCCGATCTATTTTTGGCTGCAGCAGGGGTTGTCTGTAATCGGTCTCGGTTTGCCTGCGCTTTACTTGGCTTACCGCTGGCTTTCCTGGTACAGCAAGGATAAAGGGGCGGCTGTTCCGGACAATATTCAGGTGAAAAACAGCCTCATTTATTCAGGAGCGGCGCTTATAACCGCCGGTTTTCTGTTTGCAGCCAAACTCGCAGCCGCAGCCAATCCGTGGCTGCTGAATCTATGGTTTGTTGCGCCGTTTTCATCGGTTTTGTTTGGCCTGTTTGCTGCCTGCCTGCTCATCTCAGCCCGCAGATCGAACCAGACTGCCGCAGCTTTGTGCGGGCTTGCCGGGTTTGCCGTCATCTATTTGTTGTTCAAAAAAGGCGGAATCGGGGAGCATCTTTCCGTGCAGCATGCTTGGTATGTTTATATTTGGCTGTTTTCGTTGCTCGTCTTCACATTGTCCAAAACGATCGGCAAACCGTCGGGCGCACAACTTCCGCTATCGAGCGAATGTTGAAGCAGCTTTTGAATGGGTTGCCTTAATAATTATACGTTTCGTAATAATTTTGTAATATTTCCTTCCTGAATCGTTTAGAATTGCTGGTTATGATTGACGATAGGAAACAGAATAAAGGAAGGCGGCGCGAGCAGTGTGACCATTCGACGAAAGCTGTATTTGTCTTATATTGCGATGGTGTTTGTGCCGATGTTTGCAATCGTCGTGTTCTCGCTGGCGTTTCTGTATGTCAGCGGCCAGACCGACTTCCGTGCTTACTGGCGGGGGGAGAAAAACTTGCCATACCGGCAGGCGTTTACGATCGGGGAGCTGAATGAAGCGCTGCAGCATCGACCCGACACGCTTGAGAAGCCCGATGAGTGGACAGAAATGTTCGCCAAGCTTGGCGAAGTGTCCGCAGGGGTCATCGTGATGCGCGGAGGACAGGTGATACAGGTTTCGCCTTACTTAAAGCAGCTGGGTCCGCATCATGACTGGGCGCGATTGGCGGAGGAGAGGCCCGAATACGTCAACCTGAGGCTGTACCGGTTCAAAACCGAGTCGCTTCCGTTCCATTACTCAGACGGCACAGCTGGACAAGCGGTTATTGTATGGAGGTATGACAGTGTTCCATTTTTTTGGCACCCAATCTTCGGCATGGCCGTATGTATACTTATTGGGTTAACGATGGCGCTGATGACCTACATGATGTCTAGAAGTATTATTCGCCCGATCCAGTCGCTCAACCGGTCTGCACTGCTGATGAAGGAAGGTGATTTGACCCGAAGGATCGATACGAGGGCAAAAGGCGAAATCGGCGAGCTTGGCAAAACGCTGGAGGAAATGCGTGTCCGATTGAAAGCTTCCATTGACCAGACGCTGCAGTATGAAGAAAACCGTAAAATGCTGTTATCCAATATCTCGCATGATTTAAAAACGCCGATATCGGCAATTAGAGGTTATGTGGAAGGCATAAGCGACGGTATTGCCAATACGGAGGAAATGCGCGGACGTTACATGGAGACGATCAAACGGAAGGCCGCCGATATGGACAAGCTGATTGACGAGCTTTTTTTGTATTCCAAGCTTGATCTGCATGCGCTGCCGTTTGATTGGAAGACGGTGGATTTGATGCGTTATTTGATCCATTTGGCGGAGGAGTCGCGGTTTGACTTGGAAGCTTCCGGCATTTCGCTTCATGTCGAACAGCTGGCAGACCGGAAGGAGCCGCTGTATGTAACGGCGGATCCGCAATATTTAAGCCGCGTATTTTCTAACATTTTTGACAACAGCGTCAAGTATATG encodes the following:
- a CDS encoding 2-oxoacid:ferredoxin oxidoreductase subunit beta translates to MATFKDFRNNVKPNWCPGCGDFSIQAAIQRAAANVGLEPEQLAVISGIGCSGRISGYINAYGLHGIHGRALPIAQGVKLANRELTVIASGGDGDGFAIGMGHTIHAIRRNLNITYIVMDNQIYGLTKGQTSPRSAEGFVTKSTPEGSIESTLSPLEIAMSAGATFVAQSFSSDLKQLTALIEAGIKHEGFSLINVFSPCVTFNKINTYDWFKERVVNLEQFPDYDATNRIAAMNKIMETEGMLTGLIYQNTERKSYEDMIPGFQPEALAKQDLALSQDQFDSLLAEFK
- the pduL gene encoding phosphate propanoyltransferase translates to MVHKIVPVGVSARHIHLSQQHVELLFGEGYQLTEAKPLSQPGQYAANETVAVTGPKGSFPKVRILGPARKATQLEVSRTDAFALGINPPVRESGNIAGSAGITIKGPAGELTIEEGVIVAARHIHFHTTDAEKWGIQDKQLLKVRFEGERGVVFENVIARVSPDFALDMHIDTDEANAAGISNGDKAQIIE
- the miaB gene encoding tRNA (N6-isopentenyl adenosine(37)-C2)-methylthiotransferase MiaB; translation: MKESVNSPDSASGKAKDYSKYFDFSDAKVISQEEGKTTYRIKGRTIQVNSAPNHKDEKRRGKQDVAVYYDFSIPEELRTIGIGKFYLIQTYGCQMNEHDTEVMKGMFEQMGYTATEDRMVADVILLNTCAIRENAEDKVFGELGHLKTLKQERPGLLLGVCGCMSQEETVVSRIMRKHAHVDMIFGTHNIHRLPQLLQDAYFNKEMVVEVWSKEGDIIENVPKKREGMRAWVNIMYGCDKFCTYCIVPYTRGKERSRRPQDVIDEVRQLARQGFQEITLLGQNVNAYGKDFEDMDYRFGDLMKDISQIDIPRIRFTTSHPRDFDDHLIEVLAGRGNLVEHIHLPVQSGSTQTLKIMNRKYTRESYLELVRKIKAAIPDVNLTTDIIVGFPGETDEQFEETMSLVREVGFSMAYTFIYSAREGTPAAGMEDNVPLEVKKQRLARLNALMAELSLASNRKLLGETIEVLVEGESKNNASVLSGRTRTNKLVHFEGPKEWIGQFVHVQVTDVLTWYIKAEAISGPVKAEAVS
- a CDS encoding RicAFT regulatory complex protein RicA family protein, whose translation is MAEHHASAHSSQQDQHHDHNCSSDFNGIPEFDTRDLLVREDIMKKAKELASLISTSDEVQFYQRAEKQIQTNDRVQKLITQIKKKQKELVAFETTFKNEQMVKKIEGEMEKLQDELDGIPIVSEFQQSQADINYLLQLVVSIVRDTVAEKINVEAAQQAEEPDQCD
- a CDS encoding GNAT family N-acetyltransferase, with product MRIRAATANDIISISEVHVDSWRTTYKGIVPDPFLANLNIEQRKRYWDYFFEQKQPEDPVWVAETDDGQIVGFANGGKSR
- a CDS encoding DinB family protein, whose translation is MLKLFQYNWQVRNDWFDWCEPVSMEELMKKRTGGIGYILPTLYHIIAVEYGWICGTIQGKPIHIPSFGEVTGLRQMKQLSERCHAELAPFVYNWNDSLEDRIVIDITDEGEHVPHKCGEVMRHVLAHEIHHIGQLSIWSREMGRKPVTANLIGRGLYEI
- a CDS encoding biotin transporter BioY encodes the protein MNKNYNIRSYVFIALFAALFVVMSAISFKLSISQVPITLQTLAVCLSGLFLGARNGLLSILLVLVLTAIGLPMIHGEGGVAILYGYTGGYLFSFLWSSLIIGYISGPLLRNETIWRSKIAAFITLFIVMELFGSLFVYLFGVPWMMHSLGFSFQKAMSAGCYPFLIGDALKSVLAAAIGVSLRPSILKLRETTGTRKLETTGTVIG
- a CDS encoding energy-coupling factor ABC transporter ATP-binding protein, coding for MENFFLNPYLIELVNVSAVQPSPEGRPFRLRNIHLSIKRGEWITVLGRNGSGKSTLVRLLAGARFAAAEGKLIRDPMLHIDGRPIPIVMQHPEASVIGTTPWEDMMLMLEQHGYPGERIAEAAEDAFRQTGLSEIQHHPVETLSGGQKQLTAIASCLAAQAPLLLLDEPTANLDPDASKLVLERVKAANREGMAVVWVTQRLDELREGDRVVAMNNGEVYFDGSAERFFERSSDSGPSATSVCEQLGFPAPYVIETAWELEAQGIRLDPLPLTAEALVEAVIRNG